The genome window CCGGGGCTCAGTCCCATCAGACAGCCTGCCTAATTTGTTTTAAAGTTTGCTGTCTACAGCAAGCATAGGCTGTCACAGCAGCATCTATAATCCTCCTGGATTCCACACCACAATACCGTAACAGCCTGAGTAGAAATGACTGCTACCTTTGTATTACTCTTCATCTGTCATTCTGCATCCATTTGGAGGGACTGCTGGGAAAGATAGCAACGAAAGCGTTAAGGCAGTGATAGTACAGAATAGAAAACCAGGCTTTAGAAAACTGGGATTGAAAAGACAGGTATTTGTACATGGATTCACACACAGTGCTGCCCTTAAACCAGCAGATCTGAAAATGATCAGCAATTTCTAACAAACAAAGCATAAACAGGAACAGTTTCTTGGGATTTTCAAATGCCTGTCTCAGTCACTTAGTCTGATAAAAGCAAATACTGAAGTTAGGTTGCTGTCTTTGTACTCCCCTGGCAAAGCCTCCCCTTACACAACTCCAGCTCAATCGTTTTTCCAAATTTTCCTCTTAAAGCTTGACTTAAACCCAGAGAATATAATCATTTTTGGACATATTACAACTGCCCCTCCCTATCACATGAGCAGACAGTAGCTAGGATTCCCTGTGAGTCACTCTGTGGTTTTTCAGATCGACATTAGCATCTGGGAGGTGACCAGGCACAACCAGGACTCTAGTGCATATTGACACTGTTCAAGGGCCAGTCCAAAGCACAGAGAGGAGATCCAAGGCTTTGTGCAGCCTGTTTTGCTCCCTGTGGAATGAGAACAATGATTTTTCTGCCACTTTTTGTCAGTGTTGTTCAAAATGCTTTTCAACTCATAAACTTGCTAACCTGGCAGCCTATTTTGTCTGCATACATGCAGAGATTGCCACCAACTAGTTTTCTTCCTATTCCAAGTTAGAATGAGCTGCAACAGAGGTAGATTTAAGGCAGTTTTGTCCTTCTACACCTGTGCTGTTGCCAGAACTGCAGCACACAAGCTGATTTTAAGCTAGATTGGTTCCTAATGCTAGGTGATGCATTTCTAAACTTTTCAAGCTTTCATAGATTTCAAGCAAAACATAAAATATAAGAGCAAATCCTCAACTGAAAAACAAGCCCAAATACCTACAAGCATTAGTTTTAAAGCCCCAGACAGCATATTTGTTTAAAATCAGTATTCCAGGTGCTGCTTGGCAACAGGAGAGGTAATTAAAATGGTGTTTgtgacaaggaaaacaaaactctagagtactcaaggtgcggcctaaccagtgcagtgtacaggggcagaatgacctccctgctcctgttggccacactgttcctgatgcaggccaggatgccattggccctcttagctgcctgggcacactgcaggctcatgttcagtctaccgtcgactagcacccccaggtccctctcagcctgactgctctccagccactctgaccccagcctgtagctctgcatggggttgctgtggccaatgtgctgaacccggcacttggatgtgttaaatctcatgccgttggactctgcccatctgcccagcctgccgaggtccctctgcagagcctctctaccctccagcagatcaactcctgcccccagcttggtgttgtcagcaaatttactctTCCAATAATATATTAATAGATACATTTGTGACCACTTAGCAACCTTCACAACTAATTGAGAGGGAAAAGCTCAAACTGCGccaggtgaagtttaggctggaggtgaggagaaagttcttcacagagagagttgttagccattggcacaggctgcccagggaggtggtggagtcaccatccctggatgtgttcaagaggagattggacatggcacttggtgccatggtttagtagtcatgaggtcttgggtgacaggttggacttgatgatctttgaggtcttttccaaccttattgattctatgattctatggtgttTTGATTTCTTGCCATTTTGGTGCTATGTATTGTGTTTCTGCACACATACATTCCATCTCTGCTCTTGGAATCGTGATTCTCTGAGAAATTAATCTTTCACTTTCAGCATATAAAGATGGCTGGGAAAAGCTGGAATATATAACCCCtagtttttttctgtttgttaaaggagaaagaaatagaaaagctTATAGCATTCAATGGTTAGGATTGTTGTATCTCGGTGTTGGTCTTGCTACTTTTTAAGATACTTCACCTCATCTTACTGTGTAAAGCATGTTCCTGGCTGTgaacacccagagcagctcctatttctttttaaaatgtagcCATTTTTATATTGGGTTTATGTGGGAATGCcagtgacgagcagtgtgagcaatctggcagtgcaggcctgagAGCCTGACaaggtggtaggccatgctcagtataagtgcagagccagttaccagtatgccaaaacagtgctgtgcctgcagcactgtaactaaaacaagacgctggtagctagaaacatagtgagttatctcgggacaacaggacatgcacctgcatcaacaaacctcacgtgtcatccataggtggaccaataatctacaatagcgtgatgtgtggtcactcataggggaccaatgagtccatgccaacaaggcataccaaggttatataaattgtagcagttttcttgctacgcacttctttttctgcctgtcctgtctcctctccttccatgctttactgtgccatgctttcaccataggcctgagccataggcctgcaatactggaacgaTAAAGGATCAGTACCCGATCacattggtcagccgtattgattccaagaacctccgtcgtcgccGTAGCTGGCTAAATCTGGCGCCCAAACAGGTTTATTTCTGCATGGTAGAATGATTCCAAGAATGGGTAGCAAGCTGACCTTTCAAATTCAATTTACCTCTTTCACACAATAGACATAAGCATTGTCTATGCAAATTCATGTATGCCTACAAGTGGTACTATAGTCAAAGATCTGTGGCAACATGAGCACACCTGTTCTGAAATCAGGGAGCCTTATAAAACAACCAACTAATCAATCAATCGATCATGTTTGCATGTCATGATAACACAATTAAAACTTTCCTCCATAGCCTTTCAGCAGGACACAAGGACTATCCAGACCTGATGTTTCCCAGAAAAGATAGTGTCAGGAAAATACCATGTCTGAGTtgtccttggggaaaaaaaagaaaaaaagaaaaaaaagaaaagtcataACACTTGCAGGTTCATTTGTGTTTTCAGTTCATCTGAGTctcacctctccttcctgcatAAGAGAGTCAGACATGCCAGGACCGCAAGACCAACTATTCCAAATACACAGCCAAGGAGGATTATTTGTCTGATATCTGAAAAACCAAACGCAAACACAATGAAACAAGAAGGTGCTGGTACATTTATTCACATTTGTTTGAATGCAGTCACATGTGCCAGTTGTTTGAAATGTCCATATAGTGTAAATGCTACTGTTCTTTGTGGAATAAACTGGTGAAGAGTAAGAACTCAGGTCATGCATGTGATAGGTACAGCAGGTGGCTGCCAAAGCTGTTCTAACACAAAGAAAGGATGCTGGTTAAGCATCCTGAAGGTACAGTATTTGTGTACAACTGCCAATCCCTGTAACTAAAAAGAAGCTTCAATCCTTTTCCCAGCCTGTTCGATTGGTTTAAAATTTGCCCCTATTTTGGCATTAAAATTTTTGAAACTGCCTCTGCTGCGTAATGAGAGCAAAAGTGACTGTTGTGAGTGTGGTGAGCTGCATCAAACAGTATGAGCATGCTAAAGTGCCAATTTCATTCTGCAGATGCATAATAAGGACacacaaaagagagaaagaaaccagCTATGAAACAAATTTTGAATaataaatctcctcttcttttAAAGAGTTGCAGGTTGCCAATTTTGTCACTTTCCCACTGATACAGGACAGAGCTAGCGGGATGCTTTGTGGCTGAGAAAAGGAACAGATGCTAAAGATGTCACAGAGGTAAATCCTTCATAACACATAATACAAGTTTAGGCGGTGCAGCATCTGGATTGAACTGTCTGGGAAAAACAATGATTACTGAAATTTGTATCCCTTAAGAAAAGTACCATCACTGAAaacccacagctcccagtgttACCAATCTTTGCCTCAGACTCGGTGTCAGTGAAAAAGAAGTGGCTCTGAGACACTACGGAGTCCTAAGGTCAATGAAGATTCAATGATCTGCTCCTGGTGATGGCACCATATGCATGCATTAGGGAGCATATAGCTTATTTAGGAACAGGTGAGCAGTGGTTCATCTGAACTGTCATGCTTCTGGGATGCATTTTTGACAGCCCTTCATTCCATTGCTTTGTAATGcctgcaggaagagctgccTAGCACACAGTGACAGCAGATTGCTATAACAGACCCTTTCATGGGCTTAGAATAGATAAGTTGGTTTCTAAATTGGTTTAAGCAAAAAAGAAGTGGGATACATAAACTGTTTTACAGGTGTTAGTCCTTCATGATGTAACTTCTGTACAAGGCTCAAACCCTTCTGTTTGGCTTACACGCAGCTTACAGGCAGGTGCCAAGTGATGAGTACCCTCCACTGGCCTCCGTAGTTTGCTCTGGTGGTGATTTGCCTCCATTGTGGAATCTTTGTATTTAGTTTATAATCTCTGATTATATTTCTTGATTTTATatgttttgctttcagtttcCTGGAAATGaatgctgtggtgctggcaaGACTTGCAGTGGGATTGTAATTAGAAGCCTAGTAAAATAATTATTAGCAGAGGATTTCCATGTGAACTTTAATTTGAGGAAGAAAAACTCAAAAGTAACAGCGTGCAGGCCCAACAACATAATCTGTATTTGAAATGTCAAATAAAGAAATGGGTTGTGCAAAATAACTGGCATTcagttttcttgttttccttcagcctttcaCATTCAGTATTCACAGTCCTCGTGCCTTTATTTCAATGGTTCTAGCTTTTGGAAGTCAGAAACATATAGCAACTCAAAGAATGCAATGGGTTGCAATACAGACCTTCAATGCAATGTGGCACAAAACTGCAGCAAGAAAAATGGGCGCAGCACTGTCAAGAAGTACCCCCTGGAAGCTGAGAATAATAGAGGCCTGGGCCCTGTGTACTTGACAGGCATGAAAGAAGGAGTTTGAAAAGGAGTGTTTTAAAAGTTCATGCTGGAAGTAAAAATGTGACCACTAATCACAGTGGCTAGGTCGGTGGTCAGGTGCCCAGAGATTTGGAAGTGCTGCCCATTAATTTTGTCAGCATTTTCCAGGCATCAAGACAGCCTTCTGCGAGAAGGCTTCGTAACCAGATGCTGGTGAGACAGCAGCACGTGAAAGAGGAAGACAGTGAAGAAAACTGACCTCAGTAAGAACAGATTTTTGACAACATGAAGGCCTTTCCTGTGCTTCTGCTGAATTCAGAATCAATGTAAGGAAAGCTGGCATTGGATTTCAACTGTATCTTAGACAGGATccaaaaatgttttcagtggAACACAGGTACTAGCTGTCCACGTTACAAAAATACTACAGGGCTAGACATCTTTGAGATGAACTTTGGACTGGTTTGCttatcttctctggagagacctaGACCTGTCTCAGCCAGAGACTGATGTGCACCAGCATATCTTATgatgcaaaaaggaaaaggcagctaGATGCGAATGTCATTATTAAGGCACAGAGTTTAAAAAATCAGGAATTGTGTGTGCAATTTGTATTTTATATTGTCTCTGTCAATTGTCAGTACTGTCAGtatcctgctgctgtgggcagcattGCCATATCCAGCTTTCTGAGGATGATAAAAGCATCATTTCTGGCTCAGTTTACAAATGAACTACAACCCCAAATATCAAATGGTAAGGATTCTTTCACATCCTGTTGTGCTTTGTCATATGTCAGGAAAACATGTGCTGCAAAATATTGCagtttttgcttgcttgttgaTAAAGCTGTGGCATGTGTCCATCATTTGGAATGCAGTTTATCTCTGCATatttcccagctccttcccccccttttcagGGCTGCCTTTTTGCTCCTCTTTCTCTAGTGCAAATGTCAGCATCCGGTTTGTTTATTGAGACTGCCTGGCTCCTATCCAGTATGCGTGCGGTTGATGGCAGCAGTGGAAAAGTGTTAGCTTTCAGCTTGGCAAAATGCTTTGCCACTGGCTTTTTAAGGTCTGGCCTTAGTTTGTAAAGATTTTGTTCTCCTCAGGCTTTTGACAGATCATCTACTATGACTGTGAACTATGAAGCATGCTAAATTATCTGCTAAACTTCTGACTCACTCATATTTTCGACGGTTAACTGAAGCGCTCCGTATGCTCTGGCCTATCATATTAAATAGAAACATTTTGAAACACTTCTAGTTTCCCTCTTTCCAAACCAGCATCACTACTGAAAGAAGCCCCTGTGAACAAAATCAGCTGCATATTGATTGCTAACAGTGGCTGGTCCAAGAAAATATTCagtgtatagaatagaatagaagagaataaaccaggttggaagagaccctcaagatcatcgtgtccaacctatcatccaacaccacctaatcaactaaaccacgcaaccaagcaccccatcaagtctcctcctgaacacctccagtgatggcgactccaccacctcctcaggcagtccattccaatgggcaatcactctctctgtgtagaacttcctcctgacctccagcctaaacctcccctggtgcagcctgagactgtgtcctcttgttttggtgctggttgcctgggagaagagaccaatcgcTGCTCCTGTTCACTCATCTATCTGAAATCAAGCAGGATTCCCTGGTTTGTGTGCGCAAATGTGCAATTACTTTTCAAGCTAAGgtccccagcttgctgcctGAACCCTCTGCACTTCTTCTCACAAACATCATGAAATGTGCCAAACTGCATGGGAAATCAGAAGAGTTGGTGCAGGCCTGCAGAGGCTGATCAGCTGTGTCAGCTGGCCAAAAATTCATGGCTGATGTGTTGTGCACTTTCTACGTTTCTTTGGAATGTGCTCAGAATGGAGAATCTGTTGCTATGATTTCTATGCTGGGTACTTTCAGGACCAATTAACTCAGCATTAAAAGCTCCTCAGCTTGCCCCGTGGCCTTGCATGGCCCTGGTGTTCTGAAACATTGCCGTCTGGAGGGTATCTGGAGTGTGAGTGGCCTATACGTGAAAGGGCTGAAGGGGGCAGAAAACGTTGGGCAGTTTCATGTAAATCGTAGAGACTGCTGCTAAATCCCACAGTCCCAGACTGATCGATAACCTAATACTAGTGACATAAGATGGGTAGTAAATGTATGTTATTTATACTAACTGCTATTGCATGGTTCACAATAGTTTTACTGCTATGGAATAACGCATTGTGTTTTGAGATAACATAATCCTTTGGAACCAGAGTGCAAGTCTTCAACAAGCATCGTCTGTGTCTGctctcagatcacagaatcacagaatgtttgagGTGGGAAGTaacttctggaggtcatcttccAAATTCCCTGTTCAAGAAGGGTAACCCAGAGTCAGTTGCCCAGGACCATGTCCTCATGgcttttgaatgcctccagggaaggagactctacaacctctctggggaacacagagccagaaaaaaacatttcctgatgttcagagggAGCCTCATGTGTGTTATTTTTTGCCCATAGGCTCTGATCACCactgggcaccctgggcaccactggggaGACCCTGGCTTCATCTTCtttgcaccctcccttcaggtatttgtacaCATTGATAAGACCCTAATACcccgccccagccccaccctgcaACCCCaaggcttctcttttccaggctgaacagcttccAGCTCTCTCCGTccctcctcatagcagagatacGCTATTCCCCTAATCACCTTCTTTGGATTCTCCAACATGTCCGCAGCCCACTGGACACggcactgcaggtgtggcctcactggtgCTAAGAGGAGAAGGATCACTtgcctcaacctgctggcaatACTTTcccatgaatagaatagaatagaatagaatagaatagaatagaatagaatagaatagaatagaatagaattaaccaggttggaagagaccttcgagatcatcatgtccaacctatcatccgacaccacctaatcaactaaaccatacaaccaagcatcctgtcaagcctcgccctgaacacccccagcatcggtgaccccaccacctcctcaggcagcccattccagtgggcaatcactctctctgtgtaaaacttcctcctaacctccagcctaaacctcccctgatgcagcctgagactgtgtcctcttgttctggtactggttgcctgggagaagagaccgacctctgcctgtctacaaccccccttcaggtagttgtagagagcaataaggtcacccctgagtctcctcttctccagactaagcaaccccagctccctcaatctctcctcatagggctgtgctccaagccccagctggaagCCAGATGATTAAATACTGAGCAATGACTTCTGAATTAATCTTTGCAACAGAAATTCTAGAACAGCATGAAATTACTTTTGTTGTAGTCACAGGACtcaccagcaaaaaaaaaaaaaaaagctgcacaGCACCAGAAATTTGCAATGCCTGCATATCATGGTCCCTGTCAGCCACCCTGTAATCCTATCAATCCTGCAACATCACGTGTGTCTTTGTGCTGGGCTTTTAGTTATTTGTTGCTAATTTATCACACACTCCTCCCCCAGAAACTAAATAGCAAATCTAAGGCGTGCAGATTGCTGTGTGTTTGCTCAGTGCACAGCAGAACCCGCACTGGGGTAATGAGCACAAAGTACACAGGTATGATTCCAGCTTACACTTAGCGATACAAGCTAAACAGCCACAGGACGCAGACCGATCTGCACGTGACACAAGGCTGTTTGATGAAACATAATTGAGACCTTCAGAAATTCCCTTCTCTCAGTGGTGACACTAAAAAGTGTTTTCAACATCAACAGGTTCAAGCAGGCAATCCAAACCAGTGGCTACGTCGACAAGGATGGAAAAGCCCACTGCATCTCCCCACTGCTCTATGAGACAGGTGTCATCCCTCTGGAGGTTTCTGCAGACAGCGGGCTGAACTTTCCGTACTCTGGAACTTGGCTATCAGGTTACTTACTTAAATCTACAGTATGTCTCCTCTTTCTGTATTCTTGCTCCATGGATGCAAGATTCTGTGAGTCTTTTCCTTTTGAccacttttcttcttcctgaacAAGTCGTTGGACCTCAGAAAAGTCATCCTTGCTGCTTCATGCTAATTCATATTTTCAGAGATGAACTTTCACACCAACTGAGTTCTGCTGCTGTACAGCAGTGTGCCTCTtccaagagaagcagcagcaccgtTAACTCATTAAAAATGAGGCTGACCAAACCAGTAACCTCTTAGTAACCACTCTTGGAAAATAACTGCATCATGGTGTAGCAATCTAAGGACTGCACACATTGTACAGGTTGCATTCTTGCAGCTTCCGCTTACTCTTCTTACATTGTGCATCACATTAGAAAACATACACAGGGAAAATACTGATAAATCTTAACATACCAGCACTGCTTCAGATCTCTGCCAAGCAGAAACATCACTAaacctttttttctgttctgtaaTGCAGTACATCACAGCAAAGTTTCAGATGGAGAAAAATGCACATTGGTCAATCAGACAAAATGGCAATACTATGGCACCCACAACACGGATGGAAACTTAACTCTCACCTGGATGCAGCAGGCACTTGCAGCAAGCCACATCAACATAGAAGTCTGGGGATACCAGGAAACAGGTAAAGTGACACTCCTCCTACCTGCACACAAGCAGTCAGCAGGTGTGACTTGCATGCAGAGGTCTGCACGGAACGCAGCCGCTTTCACTGCGGTCTCAAGATCTGCAAGTATAAATCACTCACAGCAAGAacctcagcttttccttttcattagcGCAGGCGTGGAGACAGCTCATTTCGATCTTGTGGCAACTGTTTTGTTTCCAGCATTCAAAATaatttgctt of Dryobates pubescens isolate bDryPub1 chromosome 32, bDryPub1.pri, whole genome shotgun sequence contains these proteins:
- the LOC128898809 gene encoding sushi domain-containing protein 2-like; amino-acid sequence: MSTKYTVVTLKSVFNINRFKQAIQTSGYVDKDGKAHCISPLLYETGVIPLEVSADSGLNFPYSGTWLSVHHSKVSDGEKCTLVNQTKWQYYGTHNTDGNLTLTWMQQALAASHINIEVWGYQETGDSYSENWLAEWKYLYTLARDIPNSGKFSFIPEPAKGDYSTWDFGILRITPRNYSDGQRQVVTILI